The following coding sequences lie in one Chitinispirillales bacterium genomic window:
- a CDS encoding Rpn family recombination-promoting nuclease/putative transposase: protein MTEKDNLPKILPPKNDIVFKMLFGDQRNEKTLIALLEAVLEKKINKVQLLNPINKQKNEDDKLSVLDVKARLDNEEVIDIEMQVRNVPEFRSRISYYSAQMLVEQIGNAGKYLNIKPVISIIIVEHSLIFESEKCHNIFSMLEKEELFPFNDLQEIHILDLSRIKNEKDKPLANWLEFINSESEEEFMSAAQKDKAIGTAFNELKALSADKEQRMRYESRLKMQRDIWSFEDAAERKGRQEGRQEGR, encoded by the coding sequence ATGACCGAAAAAGACAATTTACCCAAAATCCTGCCGCCCAAAAACGACATAGTATTTAAGATGCTTTTTGGCGATCAAAGAAACGAGAAAACTCTGATAGCCCTTCTTGAAGCGGTATTGGAGAAGAAAATCAATAAAGTTCAATTACTTAATCCAATAAACAAGCAAAAGAACGAAGATGATAAATTAAGCGTATTGGACGTAAAAGCGAGACTTGATAACGAAGAGGTGATAGATATTGAGATGCAGGTTCGCAACGTACCTGAATTTCGTTCACGTATTTCGTATTATTCGGCACAGATGTTGGTTGAGCAAATAGGCAACGCCGGTAAATATTTGAACATAAAACCGGTAATTTCAATAATTATAGTAGAACATTCGCTTATATTTGAATCTGAAAAGTGTCATAATATATTTTCAATGTTAGAGAAAGAAGAATTGTTTCCGTTTAACGATTTGCAAGAAATACATATATTGGATTTGTCAAGAATAAAGAATGAAAAAGATAAACCGCTTGCAAATTGGCTTGAATTTATAAATTCGGAGAGTGAGGAGGAATTTATGTCTGCAGCGCAAAAAGATAAGGCGATAGGTACGGCGTTTAACGAATTGAAGGCGTTAAGCGCCGACAAGGAGCAGAGAATGCGATATGAATCACGTTTGAAGATGCAGCGTGATATTTGGTCGTTTGAAGATGCGGCGGAAAGGAAAGGAAGACAGGAAGGAAGACAGGAAGGAAGACA